Proteins encoded together in one Deinococcus irradiatisoli window:
- a CDS encoding LptA/OstA family protein: MKVKRWTLLGSLLLGLALAQQAPVPATPPTSEVSPADPAPTLPDPSGGAADDTDSDTDTPDSDEAIPSSDDAAADEEGANVTLTRKAKDGKERVIKIVRTGLTDDTGIFASCTPQDSDPAGSPTLSVFSETGPGGIQVTVDKNLIRAPLAIVTQQESGDGHIEMSAGTARFLDEPPEGQTDRLSRCAVEAKPQPAPDTVFVKQGRTDLKGKTLTYDESDGVARIDGPITFERSAEAGKPDSDKLSGTSERIEVNVDNETTTLVGQVVLKNGARTSTAARVDYDDAANVAVLRGEAGKPAESVDGKDVIRAPVLRYNLDLNTVIALRSEDTPITGEFDDGDPAPAAGSSPVPAAPPTP, from the coding sequence GTGAAGGTCAAGCGCTGGACTCTGCTGGGCAGCCTGCTGCTGGGCCTGGCCCTGGCGCAGCAGGCGCCGGTGCCGGCCACTCCGCCCACGTCGGAAGTGTCCCCGGCAGACCCCGCACCCACCTTGCCGGACCCCTCCGGGGGCGCGGCCGACGACACGGACAGCGACACGGACACGCCCGATTCCGACGAAGCAATACCCTCATCGGACGATGCTGCTGCGGACGAGGAGGGCGCCAACGTCACGCTGACCCGCAAGGCCAAGGACGGCAAGGAGCGCGTCATCAAGATCGTGCGCACCGGCCTGACCGACGACACCGGCATCTTCGCTTCCTGCACGCCGCAAGACAGCGACCCGGCCGGCAGCCCGACCCTCTCGGTGTTCTCGGAAACCGGGCCGGGCGGCATTCAGGTGACGGTGGACAAAAACCTGATCCGCGCGCCGCTGGCGATCGTGACCCAGCAGGAAAGCGGCGACGGGCACATCGAGATGAGCGCCGGCACCGCCCGCTTTCTCGACGAGCCGCCGGAAGGCCAGACCGACCGCCTCAGCCGCTGCGCGGTGGAAGCCAAGCCCCAGCCGGCGCCCGACACGGTGTTCGTCAAGCAGGGCCGCACCGACCTGAAAGGCAAGACGCTCACCTACGACGAGTCCGACGGGGTGGCGCGCATCGACGGCCCGATCACCTTCGAGCGCTCGGCGGAAGCCGGCAAGCCCGACAGCGATAAACTGAGCGGCACCAGCGAGCGCATCGAAGTGAACGTGGACAACGAAACCACCACCCTGGTAGGCCAGGTGGTGCTCAAAAACGGCGCCCGCACCAGCACCGCCGCGCGGGTGGATTACGACGACGCGGCCAACGTGGCGGTGCTGCGCGGCGAGGCCGGCAAACCGGCCGAGTCGGTGGACGGCAAGGACGTGATCCGCGCGCCGGTGCTGCGCTACAACCTCGACCTCAACACCGTGATCGCGCTGCGCTCGGAAGACACGCCGATCACCGGCGAGTTCGACGACGGCGACCCGGCGCCCGCCGCCGGTTCTTCTCCGGTTCCGGCCGCGCCGCCCACGCCCTGA
- a CDS encoding single-stranded DNA-binding protein — MSIQIHLVGPLGTSISVEVQEEREIFPALRKYGKSGWSSGELPPGGVSLPLAMADIFDWNLIGARPYTNAEGEACVMYRGQSYKRRELDEVDTKKIKLPKIVKYSRGARPTDLPHLKEGEEGGVQYVTLISFRGGGKVLDAYVDPAKLAQHQAG, encoded by the coding sequence ATGTCCATTCAGATTCATCTCGTGGGGCCGCTGGGCACCAGCATCAGCGTCGAAGTGCAGGAAGAGCGCGAGATTTTCCCGGCGCTGCGCAAGTACGGCAAGTCCGGCTGGAGCAGCGGCGAACTGCCGCCCGGCGGCGTGAGCCTGCCGCTTGCGATGGCCGACATCTTCGACTGGAACCTGATCGGCGCCCGGCCCTACACCAACGCCGAGGGCGAGGCCTGCGTGATGTACCGCGGGCAGAGTTACAAGCGCCGCGAACTCGACGAGGTCGACACCAAGAAGATCAAGCTGCCCAAGATCGTCAAGTACTCGCGCGGCGCCCGCCCCACCGACCTGCCGCACCTCAAGGAAGGCGAGGAAGGCGGCGTGCAGTACGTCACCCTGATCTCGTTCCGGGGCGGCGGCAAGGTGCTCGACGCCTACGTGGACCCGGCCAAGCTGGCCCAGCACCAGGCGGGCTGA